The Candidatus Eisenbacteria bacterium genome includes a window with the following:
- a CDS encoding peptidylprolyl isomerase, whose product MRILLLALALLAAVSPALAADPRVELKTNRGVIVLELYPDKAPKTVANFLQYVKDGHYAGTTFHRVIDGFMIQGGGFDKDMRQKPTRAPVENEAGNGLKNDVGTIAMARTPDPHSASAQFFINLKNNDFLNYKEPTPQGYGYTVFGKVVSGMDVVEKIAKVATGNAGPHQNVPREPIVIESATILPAK is encoded by the coding sequence TTGCGAATCCTGCTGCTTGCCCTCGCCCTCCTCGCCGCCGTGTCCCCGGCGCTCGCCGCCGACCCGCGCGTCGAACTCAAGACGAATCGTGGCGTGATCGTCCTCGAGCTCTATCCCGACAAGGCGCCCAAGACCGTCGCCAACTTCCTGCAGTATGTGAAGGACGGGCACTACGCCGGGACCACCTTCCACCGCGTCATCGACGGCTTCATGATCCAGGGTGGCGGTTTCGACAAGGACATGCGCCAGAAGCCCACCCGCGCCCCGGTGGAGAACGAAGCCGGGAACGGCCTGAAGAACGACGTCGGCACGATCGCGATGGCGCGCACGCCGGACCCGCACTCTGCCAGCGCGCAGTTCTTCATCAACCTGAAGAACAACGACTTCCTGAACTACAAGGAGCCGACGCCGCAGGGTTACGGCTATACGGTGTTCGGCAAGGTCGTCTCGGGCATGGACGTCGTCGAGAAGATCGCCAAGGTGGCGACCGGCAATGCCGGCCCGCACCAGAACGTCCCCCGCGAGCCGATCGTCATCGAATCGGCGACCATCCTTCCGGCGAAGTGA